Proteins from a genomic interval of Rhizobium rhododendri:
- a CDS encoding alpha/beta fold hydrolase yields the protein MTPIVMIPGLLCSAELYAPQMAALWPLGPVTVASTLSGTTMPEIATNILRDAPPSFALVGLSMGGYVAFEIMRQAPERVSKLALLDTSARPDTQEQVAQRRGMLAQAKGGDFEELLSQVMSILLHPAHRDDQHLLEVNIRMGLTVGVEGFEQQTEAIIGRADSRPHLADITVPTLVLVGDCDSITPPFLSEEIAAAIPDSSLVIIPKCGHGSTLEQPEAVNRALVTWLEGA from the coding sequence ATGACCCCAATCGTTATGATCCCTGGCTTGCTGTGCTCCGCAGAGCTTTACGCTCCCCAGATGGCTGCGCTGTGGCCGCTCGGCCCCGTTACGGTAGCATCGACACTATCCGGGACAACCATGCCGGAAATCGCTACAAACATTTTGAGAGACGCGCCGCCGAGCTTTGCACTCGTCGGTCTATCGATGGGCGGATATGTCGCCTTTGAGATCATGCGTCAGGCACCGGAGCGAGTCAGCAAACTGGCATTGCTCGATACGTCTGCTCGGCCGGACACCCAAGAGCAAGTTGCGCAGCGGCGCGGCATGTTAGCTCAAGCTAAAGGTGGCGATTTCGAAGAGCTTTTGAGCCAAGTAATGTCGATACTCTTGCACCCTGCCCATCGAGATGATCAGCATTTGCTGGAGGTCAATATTCGCATGGGCTTAACGGTTGGTGTTGAGGGGTTTGAACAGCAGACAGAGGCAATCATTGGACGCGCCGACAGCCGTCCGCATCTCGCTGATATTACCGTTCCAACCCTCGTTCTTGTTGGCGACTGTGATTCCATCACACCTCCTTTTCTGTCAGAGGAAATTGCAGCGGCCATCCCCGACTCCAGCCTCGTCATCATTCCGAAGTGC
- a CDS encoding permease produces MKLLKSLEELLYELVSWLVFYPLTMWRSVVRPLTMMRYADAELTDEPADQYEDTLSPPLFLLITLLLSQCLSAAFPSIYDTATAAKELGSGSNLLIARGVVFGIYPLCMAVTALRHQSTKITRNSLRPPFFSQCYVAAPFAFMIGLAFDFMFMPHEQGLTIGVLTIASATLWYAQAQVRWLMQDLKIGTLRATGAFVIAFVSASVVALVLAVTIALEAKNIAAS; encoded by the coding sequence ATGAAACTGCTTAAGTCGCTCGAAGAGCTCCTCTATGAGCTGGTGTCGTGGCTAGTGTTTTACCCGCTCACCATGTGGCGCTCTGTCGTCAGACCCCTCACCATGATGCGTTATGCCGATGCTGAACTCACTGACGAGCCTGCGGATCAGTACGAAGATACACTGAGCCCACCTCTCTTTCTTCTGATCACGCTGCTGCTGTCACAGTGCCTATCAGCCGCCTTTCCGTCCATATATGACACGGCGACTGCAGCCAAGGAGCTGGGCTCGGGATCAAACCTGCTTATCGCCCGCGGCGTGGTCTTCGGGATCTATCCGCTTTGCATGGCAGTCACAGCGCTGCGTCATCAGTCGACAAAGATTACCCGGAACTCACTGCGTCCACCGTTCTTCAGCCAGTGCTATGTCGCAGCGCCCTTTGCGTTCATGATTGGCTTGGCGTTCGACTTCATGTTCATGCCCCACGAACAGGGCCTCACCATCGGGGTCCTGACGATCGCGTCGGCTACACTCTGGTATGCGCAAGCCCAGGTAAGATGGCTTATGCAGGATCTCAAAATCGGAACACTGAGAGCGACGGGTGCTTTCGTTATCGCTTTCGTCTCTGCGAGCGTCGTCGCGCTTGTACTGGCGGTCACAATCGCCCTAGAGGCCAAAAACATAGCAGCTAGCTAA
- a CDS encoding aldo/keto reductase produces the protein MDTIETQGVTIPRLGLGTFRMPGAGAQPAVESALSLGYRHIDTAAMYENEAAVGTAIAGSGIHRRELFVTTKVWHDQLAPGALQRAFATSLEKLKMDYVDLFLVHWPSADMDIAATLTAMGRLREHGFARAIGVCNFNMPMIRHVVEDIQVPIAVHQIEYHPYLSQAPMLQYLRAKGIALTAYAPLAQGRAASDTTLQSIGRKHNVSASQVAIAWLLGQDGVIAIPKAGRTETQKANLAAASIRLDDEDLSLIASLPKDQRFVNPPFACDWNATD, from the coding sequence ATGGACACGATCGAAACGCAAGGTGTGACGATACCTCGTCTTGGCCTCGGAACGTTCCGGATGCCGGGTGCCGGCGCGCAACCGGCGGTGGAAAGCGCGCTTTCGCTCGGATATCGGCATATTGATACCGCGGCAATGTATGAAAATGAGGCGGCGGTCGGTACGGCGATTGCAGGCTCAGGCATTCATCGCCGCGAACTCTTCGTCACGACCAAGGTTTGGCACGATCAACTGGCGCCGGGTGCTTTGCAGCGAGCCTTCGCGACTAGCCTCGAAAAGCTGAAGATGGACTATGTCGATCTTTTTCTCGTGCATTGGCCGTCGGCGGACATGGACATTGCGGCGACCCTGACTGCCATGGGCCGTCTTCGTGAACATGGCTTCGCGAGAGCAATCGGCGTGTGCAATTTCAACATGCCAATGATCCGGCACGTTGTGGAAGACATACAGGTTCCGATCGCGGTTCATCAAATCGAGTACCATCCGTATCTGTCGCAGGCGCCCATGCTTCAGTACCTGCGCGCCAAGGGAATTGCGCTGACCGCTTATGCCCCTTTGGCGCAGGGCCGCGCGGCGAGCGATACGACCCTGCAGTCGATTGGCCGGAAACACAATGTTAGCGCGTCGCAAGTTGCTATCGCCTGGCTCCTTGGCCAGGACGGGGTGATCGCGATCCCGAAGGCTGGACGAACCGAGACCCAAAAGGCCAATCTCGCGGCGGCATCGATCCGGCTGGATGACGAAGACCTCTCTTTGATAGCCTCCCTCCCCAAGGACCAACGCTTCGTCAATCCCCCGTTTGCGTGTGACTGGAATGCCACCGACTGA
- a CDS encoding NmrA family NAD(P)-binding protein, producing the protein MYAITGITGKVGGALARTLLANGKAVRAIVRDQAKGTSWAALGCDVALAEMGDGKALSAAFAGTEAVFILPPSEFDPEPGYPEAQKVIDSVVAALKTARPKKVLCLSTIGADAKEDNLLSQRTMLENALNELDLPVTFLRPAWFMENALWDLGTARDTGILHSFLQPADKKFPMIATKDIGILAAELIQQDWTGKRVVELEAAQRVSPDDLAQAFAVALNRPVKVEIVNRATWEELFRSQGMKNPTPRIRMLDGFNESWIEFKDSGRLAEKGNTSLQQVVDALVAGDNTDDRA; encoded by the coding sequence ATGTACGCAATCACTGGAATCACCGGCAAAGTCGGCGGCGCTCTTGCGCGGACTCTGCTCGCCAACGGCAAAGCCGTCCGTGCGATCGTTCGCGATCAGGCCAAGGGCACTTCGTGGGCCGCTCTCGGCTGCGATGTCGCTCTAGCCGAGATGGGAGACGGAAAGGCGCTTTCGGCGGCCTTTGCCGGCACTGAGGCCGTCTTCATTCTTCCGCCGTCCGAGTTCGACCCTGAGCCTGGCTATCCCGAAGCGCAAAAGGTGATCGACAGTGTCGTCGCCGCTCTAAAGACCGCACGCCCGAAAAAGGTCCTCTGCCTGTCGACGATCGGCGCAGACGCGAAAGAGGACAATCTGCTGTCCCAGCGCACGATGCTGGAAAATGCCCTTAACGAGCTTGACCTGCCTGTCACCTTCCTCCGACCCGCATGGTTCATGGAAAATGCACTTTGGGACTTAGGCACGGCCCGCGACACTGGCATTCTTCACAGCTTCCTGCAGCCCGCGGACAAAAAGTTCCCGATGATCGCAACGAAGGACATCGGCATCCTGGCGGCAGAGCTGATCCAGCAGGATTGGACCGGAAAACGCGTCGTCGAGTTGGAGGCTGCTCAACGGGTATCGCCAGATGACCTCGCGCAAGCCTTCGCAGTGGCGCTCAACAGGCCGGTGAAGGTCGAAATTGTCAACCGCGCAACTTGGGAGGAGCTGTTCCGCTCGCAGGGGATGAAGAACCCGACGCCGCGTATTCGCATGCTCGACGGCTTCAATGAAAGCTGGATCGAGTTCAAGGACAGCGGTCGCCTGGCGGAAAAGGGAAACACCTCGCTGCAGCAGGTCGTGGACGCACTCGTGGCCGGTGACAACACAGACGATCGCGCCTGA
- a CDS encoding serine hydrolase domain-containing protein: MMSEITRRAVLTRGTMAAAAACLGASAVQAASQSPRLKNAKFNSIDAAIEKAVNDRTVAGAVAMAATQKGIVYEGLFGKANVDTGTAMRPDTVFWLLSMTKAITATACMQLVEQGRLKLDDDASKYLPQLAAPKILVGFDANGQPQLRSAKNSIKVHHLLTHTSGYTYANWSDVIVRYETATGLPDIATCQNAAFNVPLEFEPGERWQYGISMDWTGKLVEAVSDQSLEVYFRENIFAPLGMKDSGFLISSEQKRRVATCFSRETDGGLKAMPFEMPQRPEFFMGGGGAYSTPQDYMMLLQALLHGGKLNGVQMLKPETVAMMMQNQIGDLNVRKMESAAPAYSNSFDQFPYQKHKWGYSFDINTEAGPHGRSAGSASWAGLLNCYFWIDPVRRVTGSLFTQLLPFYDDRVVALYGDFERGLYDGLA, from the coding sequence ATCATGAGTGAGATCACGAGAAGAGCGGTGCTGACACGCGGCACCATGGCCGCCGCCGCGGCATGTCTTGGGGCAAGCGCTGTTCAGGCGGCCAGCCAAAGCCCGCGCCTCAAAAATGCGAAGTTTAACTCGATCGATGCCGCGATAGAGAAGGCAGTCAATGACCGCACGGTCGCTGGTGCGGTCGCTATGGCTGCAACGCAGAAGGGAATCGTCTACGAAGGCCTTTTCGGCAAGGCAAACGTGGACACCGGTACCGCAATGCGGCCTGACACGGTCTTTTGGCTTTTGTCGATGACGAAGGCGATCACAGCGACAGCATGCATGCAGCTGGTTGAGCAGGGCCGCCTCAAGCTGGATGATGACGCATCGAAATACCTGCCGCAGCTTGCTGCACCCAAAATTCTGGTAGGTTTTGATGCCAACGGTCAGCCACAGCTGCGTTCCGCCAAGAACTCAATCAAGGTTCATCACCTTCTGACGCATACCTCCGGCTACACCTATGCGAACTGGAGCGATGTGATAGTGCGCTACGAGACCGCCACCGGTTTACCCGATATCGCAACCTGCCAGAACGCCGCCTTCAATGTGCCGCTCGAATTCGAGCCGGGGGAACGATGGCAGTACGGCATCAGCATGGACTGGACTGGTAAGCTGGTCGAAGCTGTCAGCGATCAGTCGTTGGAAGTCTATTTCCGGGAGAACATTTTTGCGCCTCTCGGAATGAAGGATTCGGGATTTCTGATCAGCAGCGAGCAGAAGCGCCGTGTCGCGACATGTTTCAGCAGAGAGACTGATGGCGGCTTGAAAGCAATGCCGTTCGAGATGCCTCAGAGGCCGGAATTTTTCATGGGCGGTGGCGGCGCATACAGCACCCCGCAAGACTACATGATGCTCCTTCAGGCATTGCTCCATGGAGGCAAGTTGAACGGGGTTCAGATGCTCAAGCCTGAGACCGTCGCGATGATGATGCAGAACCAGATCGGGGATCTGAATGTTCGCAAGATGGAGTCGGCCGCACCGGCCTATTCGAACAGCTTCGATCAGTTCCCGTATCAGAAGCACAAATGGGGCTACTCTTTCGACATCAACACTGAGGCTGGGCCACACGGCCGCTCCGCAGGCAGTGCATCCTGGGCTGGGCTACTCAATTGCTACTTCTGGATTGATCCGGTTCGCCGGGTGACTGGGTCCCTCTTTACGCAGCTTCTTCCTTTCTATGACGACCGCGTCGTTGCTCTCTACGGCGACTTCGAACGCGGGCTCTATGACGGGCTCGCTTAA
- a CDS encoding LysR family transcriptional regulator yields MSFDGRLLTGVSVFLAVADAGNFAKAADVLGVTPSGISRAIGRLETRMGVRLFDRTPRSVALTEEGRLFRLQAVPLVAGLEEAAATASGSAAAVGGRLRVSIDPWFARMVLAPQLPRFTEKYPDLKIDLMTTNARDDMMSGFDVAVRFGSTNAGSLIARKLLDIRVITCAAPAYLEKFGEPVRPEEIGGHEVILFRDPETGRAFPWEFHRGGEVVSVKVVGRIIFDDPSAAIAACIAGQGIFQSLEIGLDPWLKGGGLRQILKDWSDEHYPLYAYHPARHLPPAKVRAFLDFVQQVAKEKARDG; encoded by the coding sequence ATGAGCTTCGACGGACGTCTTCTTACTGGGGTAAGTGTATTCTTGGCAGTTGCCGACGCCGGCAATTTTGCCAAGGCCGCGGACGTATTGGGAGTGACCCCTTCCGGCATCAGCCGAGCAATCGGACGACTGGAAACAAGGATGGGCGTGCGTCTCTTCGACCGCACACCCCGTTCTGTCGCGCTGACCGAAGAGGGTCGTTTGTTTCGTCTACAAGCGGTGCCGCTCGTGGCGGGCCTGGAAGAAGCGGCTGCGACCGCCTCGGGATCGGCAGCAGCGGTCGGCGGGAGGCTGCGCGTATCGATCGACCCTTGGTTTGCAAGGATGGTATTAGCGCCCCAGCTTCCGCGGTTCACCGAGAAATATCCGGATCTGAAAATCGATCTTATGACGACGAACGCCCGTGACGACATGATGAGCGGGTTCGATGTGGCCGTCCGATTTGGATCGACCAATGCCGGGTCACTCATCGCAAGAAAGCTTCTGGATATCCGCGTCATCACGTGCGCGGCCCCCGCCTATCTCGAGAAATTCGGCGAGCCGGTCCGGCCGGAGGAGATAGGTGGACACGAAGTTATTCTGTTCCGAGACCCCGAGACCGGCCGAGCTTTCCCTTGGGAATTTCATCGAGGTGGTGAAGTTGTCAGCGTAAAAGTCGTCGGCAGGATAATTTTTGACGACCCATCCGCCGCGATCGCCGCCTGCATTGCCGGCCAAGGTATCTTTCAGAGCCTGGAGATCGGTTTGGATCCCTGGCTGAAAGGCGGCGGACTAAGACAAATTCTCAAAGACTGGTCGGACGAACATTATCCCCTCTACGCGTACCATCCAGCGCGCCATCTGCCGCCGGCAAAGGTCAGAGCTTTCCTCGATTTTGTGCAGCAGGTCGCCAAGGAGAAAGCGCGCGACGGCTGA